The genome window TCTTAATCATTTCCCTTTCTGCTATGCGTTCTTTTAATCGTTCTTCAGTATAATCTTCACCAATCGTCTTAGCTCTTGTAAATCTCGGTTTATCTTTCGGCTTAAAAGCGATGTGCTTGCCATGCTTTATTTCATAGCCAAGCTCAGCCATTTTCTTTAGAAATTCGTCCCAATCCTTAGACTGTTTTATCATGCGATCAATATCAAATTGTAACCTGCTTTTCCAAGAAGTACCTTTCTTTGCTTGCTCATTTTCATACCAAGACTTACCGTTCGTCCTATATTTTTTCTTAAAGCTTTCGTAGTGTTCATCAATGACGGAGAGGTTGTTTTCTTTGCATAGCTTATCACTCTGGTAACGGATCTTATGATAGCTTTTCTTGTTCGACTGATAGCATTTACCGGTAACCATATTTACATTATTGAAGATGATATGATTATGGATATGCCCTTTATCTATGTGCGTCGATAACACAAACTCATACTCATCTTTGAGTATCTTTTTACATAATTCAAGACCGATTCGATGTGCCATTTCAGGCGTTGTTTCTCCCGGTAAAAAAGATTGAATCAGATGTCTTGCAAGGACAGTTCCCTTAGTTCCCGCCTCCCCTCTTGTCCTTAAAAACTGAGTATGAGCAGTTGACTGATGGCATTTATGCGTACTGACTAAAAGCTGTTCATCTGTTTTATCTCCATTAACAATATAGTCAATAGCAAGATGAAGGGTTGATTTTATAGGATGTATTTTTGTAATCGCCATAAATTTTAATCACCTCCGGAAGTCCTGTTTAGAAGCAAGGAATGAATTTGCCACAGTTCTTTTGAAAAATGTTCAATCTCTTGTTTCATATCGCCTATGTCCTCTTTGTAGATAACACCGGTCGAATTTACACGCTTTGCAATCTGATTGATGTTGTTTGTTGCGTTGGAAAGTAAGCCTTGTAAATCCCTAAAAGGCTCTAAATCTACCTGATAAATTTCCTTTTCCAAAACGCATTTGCGGATAAAGTGGCTCATATTTCTACACTTTGCAAGTTTCCTTTTCTCCTCAAAAAGAGCTTTTTCTTCTTTGGTCAACTTAATTTCAAGTCGTTCATTTCGTATTCTGTTTGCCATAGATATTTCCTCCTTTGTATGATTTTCGGGGTATTAGGGTTCTCCCTAACAAGCTAAAAATTGATAAAAAAAGAAGCAGATCCCGAAGGGCTGCTTCATCAATTTTCCGTAAGTGTCCGTACACTTACTGTGCTTGCTCTTATACTAATAGTATAAGAACAGCGTTAAGCATAAATTAGATTCAATGATTTATTATAACATGGAAAAAGAGGTGTTGTCACATTTATTGTTATTCTTTTAGAAAATGAAAAAATAATTATTTTTACTTGAAATGAAATATAACAAGTGTTATAATATAACAAAGTTATTTTTGGAGAAAGGAGGTTGAAATAAGGTGGCAAATGGAGATTATGATTTAACTCATAAAAAGATATTGGAGAGTGGCAAGAAGATTTTTAAAGAGCAAGGATTTGAAAAAGCAAATTTAAGGGCTATATGCAAAGAAGCGGGTGTTACGACTGGTGCTTTTTATGGTCATTTTGAGGATAAAGAAAGTCTTTTTGCAGAATTAGTAGAACCTCTTATAGCTGAAATTAAAAGATATTATGCTATGTATGAGAATAAGAGCTTTGATGCTTATAAAAAGGAAAAAAGAATAGGAAAAGAAACTATTCAAAAGATTTTGGAGTCAAAAGCACAGGGCACGATTGATACAGTTTTGCATTTTTTTGAAAACAAAGATGTGTTTGAACTTTTAGTATTTGGATCTTATGGAACTAAATATAGCAGTTTTTTAGATGAACTTATAGAAATTGAAGATAAAAATCATTTTAAAATATTAAGTATGATTTATGGTGCAAATCATGTTAATGACAGAATAACAAACAGAGGTATTCATTTGCTTAATCATGCGTATTTTTATGCCTTGTCTGAGATTGCTGTACATTCTGAAGATAAAGAAGAAGTAAGACAAAACGCAATTCTAATTTCAAACTTTTTTAATGAAGGATGGGGGAAAATACGAGGATTATAAAAAAGTTTTTTTTACACTAAAAATAACTAAGTTATTTTTAAGTTCAATAAGACTATATTTTTTCTTTCAAAAATAAAATTAAGAATATTATTTCTGGAGGATAAACAGAAAAATATTAAATAAAAAACTAAGGAGGAAGTATCATGAATTTAAAAGGTATTGTAAAGATAGCAGTATTCTCTGTTATTGGATTTGTTTTGACGATGGGATTGGGATTTTTGACAGGATCATTTGGTATGATTCCAAGTTTGTATTTGTCATCTGCATTGCCAACAATCATTGTTGCACCCGTTTTTGTAATTATGTGCAAGCAGGTTGGACAGAGAGGAACTGCTTTTTCATACTTTCTGTTGCTGGGGGTATTCTATGCTCTCATGGGAATGTGGCCCGTAATTGTTGTTTGTGCTATTGCAGGAATTTTGGCGGAATTTGTAATTGGTAAAAAAGAGAACTATACAAGCAAAAATATGAAAGTTGGAATTGCTTTTGGAACAGGTATGTTTATCTATTCCTTACATGCTATGTATTTTGCTTTTGTATTTGGTGTCGAAGGACTTACAAAGCAATTTCCAAAGATGTTTACAACCGATTACGCAACATTCCTTTACAATTTTTACACACCTAAAAATATCTTGATTTGTTTATTGATTGCAATTGTG of Lachnospiraceae bacterium oral taxon 500 contains these proteins:
- a CDS encoding plasmid mobilization relaxosome protein MobC; translated protein: MANRIRNERLEIKLTKEEKALFEEKRKLAKCRNMSHFIRKCVLEKEIYQVDLEPFRDLQGLLSNATNNINQIAKRVNSTGVIYKEDIGDMKQEIEHFSKELWQIHSLLLNRTSGGD
- a CDS encoding endonuclease; the encoded protein is MAITKIHPIKSTLHLAIDYIVNGDKTDEQLLVSTHKCHQSTAHTQFLRTRGEAGTKGTVLARHLIQSFLPGETTPEMAHRIGLELCKKILKDEYEFVLSTHIDKGHIHNHIIFNNVNMVTGKCYQSNKKSYHKIRYQSDKLCKENNLSVIDEHYESFKKKYRTNGKSWYENEQAKKGTSWKSRLQFDIDRMIKQSKDWDEFLKKMAELGYEIKHGKHIAFKPKDKPRFTRAKTIGEDYTEERLKERIAEREMIKTPPVKKRIGNIIDMNTNAKVKESKGYEYWATKHNLNTMAESVIFIREHGIKSVQQLDEYIQKTADERQHLQDKIKSIDKEMEQLSATMEQVHTVKKYRGYYKEYRSNPSDKAFFEEYKTQITLYENALSELKKSYSKLPNSKDILERLDNLQEKKNTLMKEYSSSKSTMDELYKIRKNYGIYMGKEMER
- a CDS encoding TetR/AcrR family transcriptional regulator, which gives rise to MANGDYDLTHKKILESGKKIFKEQGFEKANLRAICKEAGVTTGAFYGHFEDKESLFAELVEPLIAEIKRYYAMYENKSFDAYKKEKRIGKETIQKILESKAQGTIDTVLHFFENKDVFELLVFGSYGTKYSSFLDELIEIEDKNHFKILSMIYGANHVNDRITNRGIHLLNHAYFYALSEIAVHSEDKEEVRQNAILISNFFNEGWGKIRGL